A single region of the Eleginops maclovinus isolate JMC-PN-2008 ecotype Puerto Natales chromosome 16, JC_Emac_rtc_rv5, whole genome shotgun sequence genome encodes:
- the syt5a gene encoding synaptotagmin Va isoform X2, which yields MRLVSLAGARLRRAAEEEEKREPAAPPSHHSNKQFASMKSKFFNELTHLPMPMWAIGAIVVVVLALIACMGFCIYKKCINKGKKPKKVRERKGGRGRRKKDKDGEDGDDKKDGEEGKEDEEKENFGKLEYSLDYNFNDNQLIVGILQAQDLAAMDLGGTSDPYVKVYMLPDKKKKFETKVQRKNLSPVFNETFTFKIPYSELGGQTLVLQVFDFDRFGKHDVIGEIKIAMNSIDLAQPIQEWKDLVGGEKEEQEKLGDICISLRYVPTAGKLTVNIMEAKNLKKMDVGGLSDPFVKVVLQHNGKRLKKKKTSVKQNTLNPYFNESFSFEIPFSQIQKVQVLITVYDYDKLGSNDAIGKCWIGYGASGVGLRHWSDMLANPRRPVAQWHTLLLEEELDAALKAPIR from the exons ATGCGATTGGTCAGCCTGGCCGGGGCGCGGCTCCGCAGGGcagcggaggaagaagagaagcgGGAACCTGCGGCTCCTCCGTCCCATCACTCCAACAAACAGTTCGCAAGCATGAAGAGCAAGTTCTTCAACGAGCTCACACACCTGCCaa TGCCCATGTGGGCAATAGGAGCCATCGTGGTGGTGGTCCTGGCCCTCATCGCCTGCATGGGGTTCTGCATCTACAAGAAGTGCATCAATAAGGGGAAGAAGCCCAAGAAGGTCCGCGAGAGGAAGGGAGGCCGAGGGCGCCGGAAGAAGGACAAGGATGGAGAGGACGGAGACGACAAGAAG gatggagaggaagggaaggaagatgaggagaaggagaacTTTGGAAAACTGGAGTACTCGCTGGACTACAACTTTAATGATAACCAG CTGATCGTGGGCATCCTGCAGGCTCAGGATCTCGCAGCCATGGACCTCGGAGGGACTTCGGATCCCTATGTTAAAGTCTACATGCTGCcggacaagaagaagaagtttgAGACCAAAGTCCAGCGCAAGAACCTCAGTCCAGTCTTCAATGAGACCTTCACCTTTAAG ATACCCTACAGTGAGCTGGGGGGTCAGACTCTGGTGCTGCAGGTGTTTGACTTTGACCGTTTCGGTAAGCACGACGTAATCGGCGAGATCAAGATCGCCATGAACAGCATCGACCTGGCACAGCCGATACAGGAGTGGAAGGATCTTGttggaggagagaaagaggag CAAGAGAAGCTGGGCGATATCTGCATTTCCCTTCGTTACGTCCCCACGGCCGGTAAGCTAACGGTCAACATCATGGAAGCCAAGAACCTGAAGAAGATGGACGTCGGAGGACTGTCGG ATCCCTTCGTGAaggtggtgctgcagcacaacGGGAAGCgtctgaagaagaagaagacgtcGGTCAAACAGAACACTCTGAATCCTTATTTCAACGAGAGTTTCAGCTTCGAGATCCCCTTCTCCCAGATCCAG AAAGTGCAGGTGCTGATTACCGTCTACGATTACGACAAGCTGGGCAGCAACGACGCCATAGGGAAGTGTTGGATCGGGTACGGAGCGTCGGGCGTCGGGCTGCGTCATTGGTCCGACATGTTGGCCAATCCCAGGCGACCGGTGGCCCAGTGGCACACACTGCTGCTCGAGGAGGAGCTGGACGCTGCTCTGAAGGCCCCCATTCGctaa
- the syt5a gene encoding synaptotagmin Va isoform X1 has product MRLVSLAGARLRRAAEEEEKREPAAPPSHHSNKQFASMKSKFFNELTHLPNHKLKMPMWAIGAIVVVVLALIACMGFCIYKKCINKGKKPKKVRERKGGRGRRKKDKDGEDGDDKKDGEEGKEDEEKENFGKLEYSLDYNFNDNQLIVGILQAQDLAAMDLGGTSDPYVKVYMLPDKKKKFETKVQRKNLSPVFNETFTFKIPYSELGGQTLVLQVFDFDRFGKHDVIGEIKIAMNSIDLAQPIQEWKDLVGGEKEEQEKLGDICISLRYVPTAGKLTVNIMEAKNLKKMDVGGLSDPFVKVVLQHNGKRLKKKKTSVKQNTLNPYFNESFSFEIPFSQIQKVQVLITVYDYDKLGSNDAIGKCWIGYGASGVGLRHWSDMLANPRRPVAQWHTLLLEEELDAALKAPIR; this is encoded by the exons ATGCGATTGGTCAGCCTGGCCGGGGCGCGGCTCCGCAGGGcagcggaggaagaagagaagcgGGAACCTGCGGCTCCTCCGTCCCATCACTCCAACAAACAGTTCGCAAGCATGAAGAGCAAGTTCTTCAACGAGCTCACACACCTGCCaa ATCATAAACTCAAGA TGCCCATGTGGGCAATAGGAGCCATCGTGGTGGTGGTCCTGGCCCTCATCGCCTGCATGGGGTTCTGCATCTACAAGAAGTGCATCAATAAGGGGAAGAAGCCCAAGAAGGTCCGCGAGAGGAAGGGAGGCCGAGGGCGCCGGAAGAAGGACAAGGATGGAGAGGACGGAGACGACAAGAAG gatggagaggaagggaaggaagatgaggagaaggagaacTTTGGAAAACTGGAGTACTCGCTGGACTACAACTTTAATGATAACCAG CTGATCGTGGGCATCCTGCAGGCTCAGGATCTCGCAGCCATGGACCTCGGAGGGACTTCGGATCCCTATGTTAAAGTCTACATGCTGCcggacaagaagaagaagtttgAGACCAAAGTCCAGCGCAAGAACCTCAGTCCAGTCTTCAATGAGACCTTCACCTTTAAG ATACCCTACAGTGAGCTGGGGGGTCAGACTCTGGTGCTGCAGGTGTTTGACTTTGACCGTTTCGGTAAGCACGACGTAATCGGCGAGATCAAGATCGCCATGAACAGCATCGACCTGGCACAGCCGATACAGGAGTGGAAGGATCTTGttggaggagagaaagaggag CAAGAGAAGCTGGGCGATATCTGCATTTCCCTTCGTTACGTCCCCACGGCCGGTAAGCTAACGGTCAACATCATGGAAGCCAAGAACCTGAAGAAGATGGACGTCGGAGGACTGTCGG ATCCCTTCGTGAaggtggtgctgcagcacaacGGGAAGCgtctgaagaagaagaagacgtcGGTCAAACAGAACACTCTGAATCCTTATTTCAACGAGAGTTTCAGCTTCGAGATCCCCTTCTCCCAGATCCAG AAAGTGCAGGTGCTGATTACCGTCTACGATTACGACAAGCTGGGCAGCAACGACGCCATAGGGAAGTGTTGGATCGGGTACGGAGCGTCGGGCGTCGGGCTGCGTCATTGGTCCGACATGTTGGCCAATCCCAGGCGACCGGTGGCCCAGTGGCACACACTGCTGCTCGAGGAGGAGCTGGACGCTGCTCTGAAGGCCCCCATTCGctaa
- the tnnt1 gene encoding troponin T, slow skeletal muscle isoform X4, with translation MFSFSFPLLSREQEAEEEVEPEEEEEEEHEEQQVEVEEDEEEERPKPKPLVPQMAPPKIPEGDRVDFDDIHRKRMEKDLLELHTLIDVHFDQRKKDEEELISLKDRIENRRSERAEIQRVRTEKEKDRQNRITEERHRKEEEEAKRKADDDLKKKKVLSGMGANFGGFLAKAETRKGKRLTGREIKKKTLAERRKALNVDNMREDALKQEAQEMWNWIYQLESEKFDYVEYMKHQKYEIIVLLNRIQHAQKFKKIHGKGKVGGRWK, from the exons atgttctccttttcttttcctctcctctccagggAGCAGG AGGCTGAAGAGGAGGTGGagcctgaagaagaggaggaggaggagcatgaagagcagcaggtggaggtAGAGGAGGATGAAG AGGAAGAGCGCCCAAAGCCCAA ACCTCTGGTCCCCCAAATGGCCCCTCCGAAGATTCCTGAGGGGGACCGAGTGGATTTTGAT GACATCCACAGAAAGCGTATGGAGAAGGACTTACTGGAGCTGCATACTCTCATCGACGTCCACTTCGACCAGAGGAAGAAGGATGAGGAGGAACTCATCAGCCTGAAGGACCGAATC GAGAACCGTCGGTCGGAGAGAGCTGAGATCCAGAGGGTCCGAacggagaaggagaaggacagACAAAACAGGATcacg GAGGAGCGTcacagaaaggaggaagaggaggccaaGAGGAAGGCAGATGATGATctcaagaagaagaaagtgcTCTCTGGCATGGGAGCAAACTTTGGAGGCTTCCTGGCAAAG GCAGAGACGAGGAAGGGGAAGCGTCTGACGGGTCGAGAGATCAAGAAGAAGACCCTGGCCGAGAGACGGAAGGCGCTAAATGTGGACAACATGAGGGAGGACGCACTCAA GCAAGAAGCTCAGGAGATGTGGAACTGGATCTACCAGCTGGAGTCGGAGAAGTTCGACTACGTGGAGTACATGAAGCACCAGAAATACGAG ATCATCGTGCTGCTGAACAGAATCCAACATGCTCAGAAATT TAAGAAGATCCACGGCAAAGGGAAGGTGGGCGGTCGCTGGAAGTAA
- the tnnt1 gene encoding troponin T, slow skeletal muscle isoform X3, with the protein MFSFSFPLLSREQEAEEEVEPEEEEEEEHEEQQVEVEEDEDQDVQEEEEERPKPKPLVPQMAPPKIPEGDRVDFDDIHRKRMEKDLLELHTLIDVHFDQRKKDEEELISLKDRIENRRSERAEIQRVRTEKEKDRQNRITEERHRKEEEEAKRKADDDLKKKKVLSGMGANFGGFLAKAETRKGKRLTGREIKKKTLAERRKALNVDNMREDALKQEAQEMWNWIYQLESEKFDYVEYMKHQKYEIIVLLNRIQHAQKFKKIHGKGKVGGRWK; encoded by the exons atgttctccttttcttttcctctcctctccagggAGCAGG AGGCTGAAGAGGAGGTGGagcctgaagaagaggaggaggaggagcatgaagagcagcaggtggaggtAGAGGAGGATGAAG ATCAAGATGTCCAGGAGGAAG AGGAAGAGCGCCCAAAGCCCAA ACCTCTGGTCCCCCAAATGGCCCCTCCGAAGATTCCTGAGGGGGACCGAGTGGATTTTGAT GACATCCACAGAAAGCGTATGGAGAAGGACTTACTGGAGCTGCATACTCTCATCGACGTCCACTTCGACCAGAGGAAGAAGGATGAGGAGGAACTCATCAGCCTGAAGGACCGAATC GAGAACCGTCGGTCGGAGAGAGCTGAGATCCAGAGGGTCCGAacggagaaggagaaggacagACAAAACAGGATcacg GAGGAGCGTcacagaaaggaggaagaggaggccaaGAGGAAGGCAGATGATGATctcaagaagaagaaagtgcTCTCTGGCATGGGAGCAAACTTTGGAGGCTTCCTGGCAAAG GCAGAGACGAGGAAGGGGAAGCGTCTGACGGGTCGAGAGATCAAGAAGAAGACCCTGGCCGAGAGACGGAAGGCGCTAAATGTGGACAACATGAGGGAGGACGCACTCAA GCAAGAAGCTCAGGAGATGTGGAACTGGATCTACCAGCTGGAGTCGGAGAAGTTCGACTACGTGGAGTACATGAAGCACCAGAAATACGAG ATCATCGTGCTGCTGAACAGAATCCAACATGCTCAGAAATT TAAGAAGATCCACGGCAAAGGGAAGGTGGGCGGTCGCTGGAAGTAA
- the tnnt1 gene encoding troponin T, slow skeletal muscle isoform X2 — protein sequence MFSFSFPLLSREQEAEEEVEPEEEEEEEHEEQQVEVEEDEEQHEHQEHQEEERPKPKPLVPQMAPPKIPEGDRVDFDDIHRKRMEKDLLELHTLIDVHFDQRKKDEEELISLKDRIENRRSERAEIQRVRTEKEKDRQNRITEERHRKEEEEAKRKADDDLKKKKVLSGMGANFGGFLAKAETRKGKRLTGREIKKKTLAERRKALNVDNMREDALKQEAQEMWNWIYQLESEKFDYVEYMKHQKYEIIVLLNRIQHAQKFKKIHGKGKVGGRWK from the exons atgttctccttttcttttcctctcctctccagggAGCAGG AGGCTGAAGAGGAGGTGGagcctgaagaagaggaggaggaggagcatgaagagcagcaggtggaggtAGAGGAGGATGAAG AGCAACATGAGCATCAAGAACACCAAG AGGAAGAGCGCCCAAAGCCCAA ACCTCTGGTCCCCCAAATGGCCCCTCCGAAGATTCCTGAGGGGGACCGAGTGGATTTTGAT GACATCCACAGAAAGCGTATGGAGAAGGACTTACTGGAGCTGCATACTCTCATCGACGTCCACTTCGACCAGAGGAAGAAGGATGAGGAGGAACTCATCAGCCTGAAGGACCGAATC GAGAACCGTCGGTCGGAGAGAGCTGAGATCCAGAGGGTCCGAacggagaaggagaaggacagACAAAACAGGATcacg GAGGAGCGTcacagaaaggaggaagaggaggccaaGAGGAAGGCAGATGATGATctcaagaagaagaaagtgcTCTCTGGCATGGGAGCAAACTTTGGAGGCTTCCTGGCAAAG GCAGAGACGAGGAAGGGGAAGCGTCTGACGGGTCGAGAGATCAAGAAGAAGACCCTGGCCGAGAGACGGAAGGCGCTAAATGTGGACAACATGAGGGAGGACGCACTCAA GCAAGAAGCTCAGGAGATGTGGAACTGGATCTACCAGCTGGAGTCGGAGAAGTTCGACTACGTGGAGTACATGAAGCACCAGAAATACGAG ATCATCGTGCTGCTGAACAGAATCCAACATGCTCAGAAATT TAAGAAGATCCACGGCAAAGGGAAGGTGGGCGGTCGCTGGAAGTAA
- the tnnt1 gene encoding troponin T, slow skeletal muscle isoform X1: MFSFSFPLLSREQEAEEEVEPEEEEEEEHEEQQVEVEEDEEQHEHQEHQDQDVQEEEEERPKPKPLVPQMAPPKIPEGDRVDFDDIHRKRMEKDLLELHTLIDVHFDQRKKDEEELISLKDRIENRRSERAEIQRVRTEKEKDRQNRITEERHRKEEEEAKRKADDDLKKKKVLSGMGANFGGFLAKAETRKGKRLTGREIKKKTLAERRKALNVDNMREDALKQEAQEMWNWIYQLESEKFDYVEYMKHQKYEIIVLLNRIQHAQKFKKIHGKGKVGGRWK, encoded by the exons atgttctccttttcttttcctctcctctccagggAGCAGG AGGCTGAAGAGGAGGTGGagcctgaagaagaggaggaggaggagcatgaagagcagcaggtggaggtAGAGGAGGATGAAG AGCAACATGAGCATCAAGAACACCAAG ATCAAGATGTCCAGGAGGAAG AGGAAGAGCGCCCAAAGCCCAA ACCTCTGGTCCCCCAAATGGCCCCTCCGAAGATTCCTGAGGGGGACCGAGTGGATTTTGAT GACATCCACAGAAAGCGTATGGAGAAGGACTTACTGGAGCTGCATACTCTCATCGACGTCCACTTCGACCAGAGGAAGAAGGATGAGGAGGAACTCATCAGCCTGAAGGACCGAATC GAGAACCGTCGGTCGGAGAGAGCTGAGATCCAGAGGGTCCGAacggagaaggagaaggacagACAAAACAGGATcacg GAGGAGCGTcacagaaaggaggaagaggaggccaaGAGGAAGGCAGATGATGATctcaagaagaagaaagtgcTCTCTGGCATGGGAGCAAACTTTGGAGGCTTCCTGGCAAAG GCAGAGACGAGGAAGGGGAAGCGTCTGACGGGTCGAGAGATCAAGAAGAAGACCCTGGCCGAGAGACGGAAGGCGCTAAATGTGGACAACATGAGGGAGGACGCACTCAA GCAAGAAGCTCAGGAGATGTGGAACTGGATCTACCAGCTGGAGTCGGAGAAGTTCGACTACGTGGAGTACATGAAGCACCAGAAATACGAG ATCATCGTGCTGCTGAACAGAATCCAACATGCTCAGAAATT TAAGAAGATCCACGGCAAAGGGAAGGTGGGCGGTCGCTGGAAGTAA
- the tnnt1 gene encoding troponin T, slow skeletal muscle isoform X5, with the protein MAPPKIPEGDRVDFDDIHRKRMEKDLLELHTLIDVHFDQRKKDEEELISLKDRIENRRSERAEIQRVRTEKEKDRQNRITEERHRKEEEEAKRKADDDLKKKKVLSGMGANFGGFLAKAETRKGKRLTGREIKKKTLAERRKALNVDNMREDALKQEAQEMWNWIYQLESEKFDYVEYMKHQKYEIIVLLNRIQHAQKFKKIHGKGKVGGRWK; encoded by the exons ATGGCCCCTCCGAAGATTCCTGAGGGGGACCGAGTGGATTTTGAT GACATCCACAGAAAGCGTATGGAGAAGGACTTACTGGAGCTGCATACTCTCATCGACGTCCACTTCGACCAGAGGAAGAAGGATGAGGAGGAACTCATCAGCCTGAAGGACCGAATC GAGAACCGTCGGTCGGAGAGAGCTGAGATCCAGAGGGTCCGAacggagaaggagaaggacagACAAAACAGGATcacg GAGGAGCGTcacagaaaggaggaagaggaggccaaGAGGAAGGCAGATGATGATctcaagaagaagaaagtgcTCTCTGGCATGGGAGCAAACTTTGGAGGCTTCCTGGCAAAG GCAGAGACGAGGAAGGGGAAGCGTCTGACGGGTCGAGAGATCAAGAAGAAGACCCTGGCCGAGAGACGGAAGGCGCTAAATGTGGACAACATGAGGGAGGACGCACTCAA GCAAGAAGCTCAGGAGATGTGGAACTGGATCTACCAGCTGGAGTCGGAGAAGTTCGACTACGTGGAGTACATGAAGCACCAGAAATACGAG ATCATCGTGCTGCTGAACAGAATCCAACATGCTCAGAAATT TAAGAAGATCCACGGCAAAGGGAAGGTGGGCGGTCGCTGGAAGTAA